A genomic stretch from Oryzias latipes chromosome 24, ASM223467v1 includes:
- the LOC101175700 gene encoding trace amine-associated receptor 1-like, whose protein sequence is MTSSDRKDNFIGLYVLSYIHPCYNLQNSTYVFTSSPSFACVLLYILLASLSIVTSCGNLLVITSVIYFKQLHTPTNYLILSLAVADLLVGVLVFPFSMAVPVSSCMYRQGIFCKIRDSFDITLCTASILNLCCISIDRYYAVCQPLTYRTSITAQVTAIMILVSWGISVFIGITIIVVGFSQGWCEENCSIDVVVANSLGPVFSFYLPAIIMLCIYFKILLVAQKQVNSIQNTSSSKSEVSKMERKATKTLAIVMGVFLLCFTPCFICVVFQPLFVTPPQIPVIETLNWLALSNSMLNPLIYAFFYSWFRSAFRIIMSGKIFQSYSASAQLF, encoded by the coding sequence ATGACCAGCTCAGACAGGAAGGACAATTTTATTGGTTTATATGTTCTCAGCTACATACATCCCTGCTATAATTTACAAAATAGCACGTATGTATTTACGAGTAGCCCCTCTTTTGCCTGTGTCTTGTTGTATATTCTCCTTGCCTCACTCTCTATTGTCACATCATGTGGAAACCTGCTTGTAATCACATCtgtcatttatttcaaacaGCTCCACACTCCCACTAACTACCTCATCCTTTCTCTAGCCGTTGCTGATCTGCTGGTTGGAGTTCTAGTCTTTCCTTTCAGTATGGCTGTCCCTGTAAGCTCATGTATGTATCGCCAGGGGATTTTCTGCAAAATCCGTGACAGCTTTGACATCACTCTGTGCacagcttccattctgaacctaTGCTGCATTTCCATTGACAGATACTATGCTGTGTGTCAGCCTTTGACATACAGAACAAGTATCACAGCTCAGGTAACTGCCATCATGATCCTGGTGAGCTGGGGCATCTCTGTGTTTATTGGGATCACCATTATAGTTGTTGGATTTAGTCAAGGCTGGTGTGAGGAGAACTGTTCAATTGATGTTGTGGTGGCTAACTCTTTAGGAccagttttctcattttatcttCCTGCAATCATAATGCTCTGCATTTACTTTAAGATTTTGCTCGTAGCACAAAAACAGGTGAACAGCATCCAGAACACCAGCAGCTCAAAGAGTGAAGTTAGTAAGATGGAGCGAAAGGCCACAAAAACTCTGGCTATTGTCATGGGAgtgtttcttttatgttttactccttgttttatttgtgttgtttttcagccTTTGTTTGTCACCCCTCCCCAGATCCCTGTGATTGAAACACTAAACTGGCTCGCACTTTCAAACTCAATGCTGAACCCTTTAATCTATGCCTTCTTCTACAGCTGGTTCAGGTCAGCTTTCAGAATCATAATGTCTGGAAAGATCTTTCAAAGTTACTCAGCTAGTGCACAATTATTCTGA